The following coding sequences are from one Arthrobacter sp. 24S4-2 window:
- a CDS encoding rhodanese-related sulfurtransferase: MALNRIVLFYGFTPIADPDAVRLWQRALCEKLGLTGRILLSRDGINATVGGELNAVKQYVKTTREYKGFHGIDVKWSDGGAADFPRLSVKVRDEIVSFGAPGELKVDTNGVVGGGTHLKPEELHQLVDDKKQSGEDVVFFDGRNAFEAQIGKFKDAIVPDVATTHDFIKELESGKYDALKDKPVVTYCTGGIRCEVLSSLMVNRGFKEVYQLDGGIVRYGETFKDQGLWEGSLYVFDKRMHLEFSEDAKTIGECVRCSAPTSKFENCSDPSCRTLTLYCMDCASSPETLRCPEGCAA; this comes from the coding sequence GTGGCTCTGAACAGAATTGTGCTCTTTTACGGTTTTACCCCCATCGCCGACCCCGACGCCGTGCGCCTCTGGCAGCGTGCCCTGTGCGAGAAGCTGGGCCTGACCGGACGCATCCTCCTGTCCAGGGACGGGATCAACGCAACGGTGGGCGGCGAGCTCAATGCCGTCAAGCAGTACGTAAAGACCACCCGTGAATACAAGGGCTTCCACGGCATCGACGTCAAGTGGTCCGACGGTGGCGCGGCAGACTTCCCGAGGCTGAGCGTCAAGGTGCGCGATGAGATCGTTTCCTTTGGCGCTCCGGGCGAACTCAAGGTGGACACCAACGGAGTGGTGGGCGGCGGCACGCACCTCAAACCCGAAGAGCTCCACCAGTTGGTGGACGACAAGAAACAGAGCGGCGAGGACGTGGTCTTCTTCGACGGCCGCAACGCTTTCGAAGCGCAGATCGGGAAGTTCAAGGACGCCATCGTCCCGGACGTTGCCACTACTCACGACTTCATCAAGGAACTTGAATCCGGCAAATACGACGCCCTCAAGGACAAGCCGGTAGTCACCTACTGCACCGGCGGCATCCGCTGCGAAGTGCTCTCCAGCCTGATGGTGAACCGCGGTTTCAAAGAGGTGTACCAGCTCGACGGCGGGATCGTCCGCTACGGCGAAACGTTCAAGGACCAGGGCCTCTGGGAAGGCTCCCTCTACGTCTTCGACAAGCGCATGCACCTCGAATTCAGCGAGGACGCCAAGACCATCGGCGAATGCGTGCGCTGTTCGGCACCGACCAGCAAGTTCGAGAACTGTTCGGACCCGAGCTGCCGCACACTCACGCTCTACTGCATGGACTGCGCCTCGAGCCCTGAAACCCTCCGCTGCCCGGAAGGCTGCGCGGCCTAG